The window ACCAGGAAAGGCGCCGGAACTCCACGCGCCGTTCGTACTGAAGAAAGGAAGCTCGGTCATGGAGTTTGCCGCCAGAGTGCATAAGGATTTCGTGCTGCACCTGAAGACAGCCCGGGTTTGGGGTGAGGGAGTTCATGACGGCCAAATGGTTGGGCGCGACCATGTGCTGCACGATGGAGATGTGGTTGAATTGCACACGTAACCCGCAGGGGTTGGCGCGTTCCCCGTACGCCCAGTTGAAGTAGAGTATGGGTTCTGGTGAAATTACGGGAGCCGGCCGGATCATAACTTGGTTCCACAGACTGAACTCATGTGCGCGCCGCGAGATGGGAGATTGCCCACGAGACAGTTTGAAACAACCCGATGGAGCGTTGTGCGAGCAGCGGCAACGGGAGGCTCCCAGGCTCGCAGTGCATTGGAGACACTCTGTTCCACTTACTGGCACCCGCTTTACATGTACATCCGCCATCGGGGCAACTCCGCCGAGGACGCGAAGGACCTGATTCAGGAGTTTTTCACACGCTTCCTGGAAAAGGACTACTTGAAAGACGTGGATCAGGCCAGAGGGAAGTTTCGCTCCTTCCTCCTTGCGTCGGTCAACCACTTCCTGGCCAATGAACGAGACCGCGCACGTACCCTCAAACGCGGCGGGGCCGTTACGTTTCTGCCCGTCGATTACGATTCGATTGAGGAGCGATATGCCGGCGCGGCGTCCCAGACCCAGTCCGCGGAACGGTTATTTGAGCGCGCTTGGGCCTTGGCCACGCTTGAATCCACTCTCGCGCGTTTACGGCAAGAGTACACCCAGGCAGGAAAAGGTTCCCTGTTCGAGCGGCTGAAGGGCACGCTGACAGTCCAGGAAGACCGTGCGCCATACCAGGAGATGGGGGCGGAACTCGGCCTCTCTGAGGGGGCAGTAAAGGTAGCCGTCCATCGCCTCCGGCGCCGGTACCGCGACGTGCTTCTGGAAGAGATTGCCGCAACGCTGGCCGAGGGCGAAGGTGTTGACGAAGAATTGTGCGACCTGTTTTCTGCTTTCGGGACCTGAGCGAGTTTTGCCCTCGCGGCGGCGTCCGTTCCCACTGCAATGGGGCGTCGGTTTGTAACCTTCCCGCGCCTTTGCGTCTATACAGAAACGAGGCGCCGTGCCGCCCAACTATGTTGCCGCTTACGAGACCGAGAGGGCGCGGTCAGTTCGGAGTGCCTGAAAGGAGGTTTTCCATGAAACCGCGCGTTCTGGCATCCGTGGCAGTGGTTATCCCGGTTGCCCTTACCCTGCCGGTGATCCTGGTCAAAGTGACGGGATCGAGGGACGAGCAGGCGGGAGCCGGTAATGGGCTTCAACAAGAGTATGGCCGGATTCGGGCATCCAGGGCGCCAAACTTCCTCCCGAACAGGGCCAAAGTAAGATCCAGGAGGCCGTGAAGCTGGCGCAGGAAGCCCCCTCGAACTACCTGATCACCCAGTGGAAAGGCGCGGGGGCCGGCGACAGCGGAGATTCCGTACTGCTTTCGACTATTCGCGGCGCCAATGCCCGCGAGCGCATGGTGGCGAGGTGCCGAGCTGCGGCTGAGGTCCTCGCCCCAAAAGCGCCATTAGCTTCAGCGTCGCATGATTGATTGGCCCACCTTGTGCCCTACGAGGTGCCCGGTTGGCCCGGTGGGATCCCTATGAAGGACAACCCCGCGGCGGCGCGAAGGGTCCCGTCAACTTGCCGTCTACAGCATTAGCGGGAACGGGCGGGCTAATGCCGGCGTTGAGTCCGTGGACGAGAAACAGGCAGGGCGCCAGGGGCATCACCACTGTCAGCGTATCACCATGACCCCTCGCCCGTAACCTTCGGCGCGCGCTGCTTCTATTATAATATTGGGAGCGAGAAGCGCCGCCGATCGGCGGCCTGCGAAAGGAGGCTTTCTATGAGAGACAGGACCGAGCTTGGAATCACCCTGGTGCTCGCACTCCTGGCGGCGGCCTTGCCGCTGGCGTGCAGACCGACAGCGCAGCAGGCTGCCCCCGCATCACCAGACGGCATCGCCGGCACTTACAAACTCGTCTCCGTCGGGGGCAACCCCGTCCCCAAAGAGTCGGGATCGATCACCCTGAACGACAACGGCACCTTGTCGTCGGTTATGGACTGGGGGGTGATGCATTTTGGCGACGGTGGAATCCACAACTTTAGAGGCACGTACGTCAAGCAGGATGCCGGCTACGTTCTGACATGGGAAGGTGCGGGGCAGACCTGGGTGACGATTGACGGTTCGAAACTCACCATGAACAACGAGGGGATGCTTTTCGTTTATGAAAAAGAGGGGCAGGGCGCTGAACCTGCTGCGGCCGGGCAGTCCGCCGCAAGATCTCCGCAAGAGGTGCTGGACCAGTTCCTTGGCACCTGGGACTGTGACGCGACTCTCTACGAGGGGCCTAACGCATCAGGAAGAAGTATTGCCACGCGGAGCACGTTTGCCCGCGTTCTCGGCGGCAGGTTCGTCCAGGAAAACGGCCGGGACTCAGAGAACAACGCCTCAATCACCTTGTATACGTACGATGGGTCCAGCCAGTGCTACCGAAGCTCGTTTTTCTCCTCATCCATTGGCCATCCCGAACCGACTACCGGCCGGTGGAACGAAACGGCCCGCACGCTGGACTGGACCACTTCCGGCAACGGATATACCACAACCATTCAGCACCGGTTTTTCAATGAAAATGCTTGGGAAGCCACGTGTGAGGTCATGGACCCCGCAGGTACCAAGGTATTCCGTGGCGAGTACAAGGTGACACGAGCCAAAGACCCTGCCCCGGTTGTGTTGTCGGAAGCTGGCAACACGGGCGGGCCGCTGCCGGCTGAGCAGAAGGTGCTGGACCCGTTGGTGGGGACATGGCGCCAAGAGACGACCATGCGGAAAGCAAAGTGGTTTCC of the Candidatus Hydrogenedentota bacterium genome contains:
- a CDS encoding sigma-70 family RNA polymerase sigma factor gives rise to the protein MRAAATGGSQARSALETLCSTYWHPLYMYIRHRGNSAEDAKDLIQEFFTRFLEKDYLKDVDQARGKFRSFLLASVNHFLANERDRARTLKRGGAVTFLPVDYDSIEERYAGAASQTQSAERLFERAWALATLESTLARLRQEYTQAGKGSLFERLKGTLTVQEDRAPYQEMGAELGLSEGAVKVAVHRLRRRYRDVLLEEIAATLAEGEGVDEELCDLFSAFGT
- a CDS encoding DUF1579 family protein, with the translated sequence MRDRTELGITLVLALLAAALPLACRPTAQQAAPASPDGIAGTYKLVSVGGNPVPKESGSITLNDNGTLSSVMDWGVMHFGDGGIHNFRGTYVKQDAGYVLTWEGAGQTWVTIDGSKLTMNNEGMLFVYEKEGQGAEPAAAGQSAARSPQEVLDQFLGTWDCDATLYEGPNASGRSIATRSTFARVLGGRFVQENGRDSENNASITLYTYDGSSQCYRSSFFSSSIGHPEPTTGRWNETARTLDWTTSGNGYTTTIQHRFFNENAWEATCEVMDPAGTKVFRGEYKVTRAKDPAPVVLSEAGNTGGPLPAEQKVLDPLVGTWRQETTMRKAKWFPEEKRTAGTYTFKRILGGRYVLETGEDSESSSLLLYTYDAQRGSYLIWNFNVNNQTPDVPVSARWNEAGRVLECFGFPEKDGQRTASQMHLVSNDTIISTYGVKDTAGETLCDIEFKMTRISGEQK